Proteins encoded together in one Nitrospirota bacterium window:
- a CDS encoding ATP-binding protein produces MDERIISLRFKPVFENVDSARVAVHNACREHYLQPGSDTLTDELLLAATEAMNNAVEHSGTEEVEVEVIAREQSLVFRLITAGEQFDPTASAAFPDLDADEELPEGGFGRALIAEMTDSVTYEYREGRNILTLEKNMITKEDRTDGD; encoded by the coding sequence ATGGATGAGAGGATCATTTCCCTGAGATTCAAGCCGGTTTTTGAGAATGTTGACTCGGCACGTGTTGCAGTACATAATGCCTGCAGGGAACATTATCTGCAGCCAGGATCAGACACACTTACGGACGAACTGCTGCTGGCCGCCACCGAGGCGATGAATAATGCAGTAGAACATTCAGGGACAGAGGAAGTGGAGGTCGAGGTGATTGCAAGGGAGCAGAGCCTTGTTTTCCGTTTGATCACGGCAGGGGAACAATTCGACCCTACCGCCAGTGCTGCTTTTCCTGATCTCGATGCAGATGAAGAACTGCCCGAGGGCGGATTCGGCAGGGCGCTGATAGCGGAGATGACAGACTCTGTAACATACGAATATCGTGAAGGCAGAAATATTCTGACGCTCGAAAAAAACATGATAACAAAGGAGGATCGAACAGATGGAGATTAG
- a CDS encoding diguanylate cyclase gives MTHPSDAVQEKLKGLRKVFSEQLPEKIREIEEALNGLRQDGYDQTRAETIARMVHTMAGTAGTFGFSAIRSAAKSMEASLRTGIKDSRIPTADLLAEISEQLGVLRAACADDAVSTVTQQAVAQVPSPVCSDNDTVFMVDNDLLYIDSLALQLRCYGYKVAVFSTFVDLMEALRASMPLLIIMDLLFLEDRHAGANVVAQLQQRCGAPIPVVFLSDRSDFSGRLEAARSGGDAYFVKPVNVGRLVDRLDIMTARRPSVPFRILIVDDDPLLADFHATVLLQAGMKAAVVTDPMQVLENMVDFRPELILMDVYMPGCSGMELAKLIRQDETYIDIPIVFLSSETDVDRQLAAMGRGGDDFLTKPIQPARLITSVTLRADRYRTLRSFMLYDGLTGLLNHTRTKEQLDVEVSRFFRQKTELSFALIDIDHFKSVNDTYGHPVGDQVLKSLSRLLKQRLRTTDIVGRFGGEEFAVILTDTDVQTAKKILNELREDFSKICHTCEGITFNVTFSCGIAHPEAGMTGTALISEADKALYEAKRTGRNCVVYASAGEAPSAG, from the coding sequence ATGACACATCCGAGCGATGCGGTTCAGGAAAAGCTGAAGGGGCTGCGGAAGGTTTTTTCCGAACAGTTGCCCGAAAAGATCCGGGAGATTGAAGAGGCCCTGAATGGCCTGCGCCAGGATGGGTATGATCAGACACGGGCTGAAACCATTGCCCGCATGGTCCACACAATGGCCGGCACTGCAGGCACTTTTGGCTTCTCCGCAATACGGTCTGCGGCAAAAAGCATGGAGGCATCGCTCAGAACAGGCATTAAGGACAGCAGGATCCCGACTGCTGATCTGCTGGCAGAGATTAGTGAACAGTTAGGAGTGCTCAGGGCTGCCTGCGCAGATGACGCAGTGTCAACGGTCACGCAGCAGGCGGTTGCGCAGGTTCCTTCCCCTGTCTGCTCAGACAACGATACTGTTTTTATGGTCGACAACGACCTCCTGTATATTGACAGCCTTGCCCTTCAACTTCGCTGTTATGGATACAAGGTAGCTGTTTTCAGTACGTTTGTCGATCTCATGGAGGCGCTGAGAGCGTCTATGCCGCTGCTTATCATCATGGACCTGTTATTCCTTGAAGATCGGCATGCCGGCGCAAACGTGGTTGCTCAGCTTCAGCAGAGATGCGGAGCGCCGATCCCCGTTGTTTTCCTTTCTGATCGCTCTGATTTCAGCGGGAGACTTGAGGCAGCGCGCTCTGGCGGAGACGCCTATTTCGTGAAGCCGGTGAATGTCGGGCGGTTGGTCGACAGGCTCGATATCATGACAGCCCGCAGACCCAGTGTCCCGTTTCGCATCCTCATCGTAGACGACGATCCGCTCCTGGCCGACTTTCATGCAACCGTGCTGCTGCAGGCAGGCATGAAAGCAGCCGTTGTCACGGATCCCATGCAGGTGCTGGAGAACATGGTCGACTTCAGACCGGAACTTATCCTGATGGATGTGTATATGCCGGGCTGCAGCGGCATGGAACTGGCCAAGTTGATACGTCAGGACGAGACTTACATCGACATTCCTATAGTTTTCCTGTCCTCGGAAACGGATGTAGACCGGCAGCTTGCTGCAATGGGCCGCGGAGGCGATGATTTTCTTACCAAGCCGATCCAGCCGGCCCGCCTGATCACGTCGGTCACGCTGCGGGCAGACCGGTACCGCACTCTGCGGTCCTTTATGCTGTATGATGGCCTCACAGGGCTGCTCAATCATACAAGGACCAAAGAACAATTGGACGTTGAGGTTTCACGCTTTTTCAGACAAAAGACAGAACTCTCCTTTGCCCTGATCGACATAGACCACTTCAAGTCCGTGAACGACACGTACGGGCATCCGGTTGGTGACCAGGTCCTCAAAAGTCTTTCCCGCCTGCTGAAGCAGCGACTGAGAACAACAGATATCGTGGGTCGTTTCGGCGGAGAAGAGTTCGCAGTCATTCTCACCGATACCGACGTGCAGACCGCGAAGAAGATATTGAACGAACTGAGGGAGGATTTCTCAAAGATCTGTCACACCTGCGAGGGCATCACTTTTAATGTCACCTTCAGCTGCGGCATCGCCCACCCGGAAGCTGGGATGACCGGCACTGCCCTGATCAGCGAGGCGGACAAGGCCCTGTATGAGGCCAAGCGGACAGGACGAAACTGCGTGGTCTACGCGAGTGCAGGCGAAGCCCCTTCAGCCGGATAA
- a CDS encoding cysteine--tRNA ligase, producing MGFWRDIRQDYKAVFERDPAARNSLEVILAYPGFHAIFMHRINHILWNAGIPVIPRLLSHAARLLTGIEIHPAAKLGAGFFIDHGMGVVIGETAEVGENCLLYQGVTLGGTGKEKDKRHPTLGNNVTVGAGAKILGAIEIGNNAVIGANSVILKPVPDNAICVGVPGRITRKKIIRMTTEDGLVEVMDYFPDPMNEKIKDLEARISEIAKKMETPQSDRQKGGRMKLYNTLSGKKEDFVPVTPGQVKMYVCGITVYDHCHIGHARSSIIFDIMRRYLAYRGYHVTFVKNFTDIDDKIINRAKQEGIAWNEVAEKYIAEYYQDMDQLGVGRADIEPKATEHIQEIIDITKGLVDKGYAYAVDGDVYFQIEKFSDYGKLSKRDLDDMIAGARVDVNERKRNPMDFALWKASKEGEPSWDSPWGPGRPGWHIECSAMSRKHLGDTFDIHGGGADLTFPHHENEIAQSEAFTGKPFSKYWVHNGFITVDKEKMSKSLGNFFTIKEILSKFDPEPVRFFLLSTHYRSPIEFSDEQLREAEASIDRYYTTGLRVRDFLVQDHTKEKAGTEEKTFEEMSGHFRNKVTEAMDDDFNTALAIGNIFELIRMLNKYLDGKPAGSKAVALVTGAEELLKEAGSILNIFGRTPEGWNKALMKFRCPDMTEELILAKIAERKKAREAKDWAAADLIRKELEDKGVVLEDKKEGTVWKVKV from the coding sequence TGCATAGAATAAACCATATTCTCTGGAACGCCGGCATTCCGGTCATCCCAAGACTGCTCTCTCATGCTGCGCGGCTGCTTACCGGGATCGAGATCCATCCGGCGGCAAAATTAGGCGCAGGTTTTTTTATAGACCATGGCATGGGGGTCGTGATCGGCGAGACCGCAGAGGTGGGTGAGAACTGCCTTCTTTATCAGGGAGTAACCCTCGGCGGTACCGGCAAGGAAAAGGACAAGCGTCATCCTACACTCGGCAATAACGTGACCGTTGGCGCAGGGGCCAAGATATTGGGTGCCATAGAGATCGGCAATAACGCCGTCATAGGCGCCAACTCGGTGATCCTGAAGCCTGTGCCTGACAATGCCATATGTGTTGGCGTGCCGGGCAGGATCACCAGGAAGAAGATCATAAGGATGACGACCGAAGACGGGCTTGTTGAGGTAATGGACTATTTTCCTGACCCGATGAACGAAAAGATAAAGGACCTTGAAGCCCGGATTTCAGAGATTGCCAAAAAAATGGAGACTCCTCAGAGTGATAGGCAAAAAGGAGGCAGGATGAAGCTTTATAATACCCTGAGCGGCAAGAAAGAGGATTTTGTCCCGGTAACGCCAGGGCAGGTGAAGATGTATGTTTGCGGAATAACCGTGTATGACCATTGCCACATTGGTCATGCGCGGAGCTCCATTATATTTGATATCATGCGCCGGTATCTTGCGTACAGGGGATACCATGTTACGTTCGTAAAGAACTTCACTGATATCGATGACAAGATCATCAACCGGGCGAAACAGGAAGGCATTGCCTGGAACGAGGTTGCAGAAAAATATATCGCTGAATATTATCAGGACATGGATCAGCTCGGCGTGGGCAGGGCTGACATTGAACCAAAGGCGACCGAGCATATTCAGGAGATCATCGACATTACCAAAGGCCTTGTGGACAAAGGGTATGCCTATGCTGTGGATGGAGATGTCTATTTCCAGATAGAAAAGTTCAGTGATTATGGAAAGCTTTCAAAGCGCGATCTTGATGATATGATCGCAGGTGCACGGGTGGATGTTAATGAGCGCAAGAGAAACCCGATGGATTTCGCCCTCTGGAAGGCATCGAAAGAAGGAGAGCCGTCCTGGGACAGCCCCTGGGGGCCCGGCAGACCAGGGTGGCATATAGAATGTTCTGCCATGTCAAGGAAGCATCTCGGCGATACGTTCGATATTCATGGTGGTGGTGCTGACCTTACATTCCCGCACCATGAAAATGAGATCGCCCAGTCAGAGGCATTTACCGGCAAGCCGTTCTCAAAATACTGGGTGCATAATGGCTTCATCACCGTGGATAAGGAGAAGATGTCAAAGTCTCTTGGCAACTTCTTTACCATCAAGGAGATCCTTTCAAAGTTTGACCCCGAGCCGGTAAGGTTCTTTCTGCTTTCAACCCACTACCGGAGCCCTATCGAATTTTCCGATGAACAGCTGAGAGAGGCCGAGGCATCAATAGACCGGTATTATACTACTGGGCTCCGTGTGCGTGATTTCCTTGTTCAGGATCATACAAAGGAAAAGGCAGGCACAGAAGAAAAGACATTCGAGGAGATGTCGGGCCACTTCAGGAACAAAGTTACGGAAGCCATGGACGATGACTTCAATACGGCACTTGCGATCGGCAATATCTTCGAACTGATCCGCATGCTGAATAAATATCTCGATGGAAAACCGGCAGGCTCAAAGGCAGTTGCTCTCGTAACAGGAGCAGAAGAACTCCTTAAGGAAGCCGGCAGTATCCTCAATATTTTCGGTCGTACGCCTGAGGGATGGAACAAGGCGCTGATGAAATTCAGGTGTCCTGATATGACCGAAGAACTTATTCTTGCGAAGATCGCTGAACGGAAAAAGGCGCGTGAGGCGAAAGACTGGGCAGCGGCAGACCTGATCCGAAAGGAGCTTGAAGATAAAGGGGTGGTACTGGAAGACAAGAAGGAAGGCACTGTCTGGAAGGTTAAGGTGTAG
- a CDS encoding GAF domain-containing protein, whose protein sequence is MFDRKQKTYQQIIEQMADGICLVTLDGKITCWNKGAEAITGWSADELLGRSCHDEAVRFEDEEGNALCDLISSFAVTNEPRHMNIFLRLRDGSRALVEGTVSRMLRDSKPEGIIITFRDISQFTALRPFQLKIQKLDRLVPICGWCKKIRHDDQTWEQLEAYLTEQGFGDFTHSICPVCAEKIFSKRIYLESYQNVCKAISTSLSVDEVLNLIVTHVVRVMNMKASLVRLLNREKNQLEIAAHCGLSESYVNKGPVEYDRSIDDALAGKPVSIYDITEDRSSKYRQEAEKEGIRTILSIPLRFKDEVIGVLRMYTAEPLDYSDEDLKFLAAIAEQAAIAIMNARHFEKSVSREREYLDIFKAVTKTISSTLNVKEVLNTVVRMIPAVMRLKAATIRLLDDTGLKLVLEASHGLSEQYLRRGPVDTEENIREALNENPVAIYDVMTDTRITYKKETEAEGIKSVLALPIIAKGKVIGVLRLLTNVHRTFSQDEIDFTLALAEQCGIAIENARMYEKLHSANTD, encoded by the coding sequence ATGTTTGACAGAAAACAGAAAACATATCAACAGATCATTGAGCAGATGGCAGACGGGATCTGTCTGGTGACCCTTGACGGAAAGATTACATGCTGGAATAAAGGCGCAGAGGCGATAACCGGCTGGTCTGCTGATGAACTGCTGGGAAGATCCTGTCATGATGAGGCGGTCAGATTTGAAGATGAGGAGGGGAACGCCCTCTGCGACCTTATCTCTTCCTTTGCTGTGACGAATGAGCCGCGACATATGAATATTTTCCTGAGGCTCAGGGACGGCAGCAGGGCCCTCGTGGAAGGCACGGTTTCCCGGATGCTCAGGGACAGCAAGCCGGAAGGCATTATCATCACATTCAGGGATATTTCACAGTTTACGGCACTCAGGCCGTTTCAGCTGAAGATTCAGAAACTCGATCGCCTGGTCCCGATCTGCGGATGGTGCAAGAAGATACGGCATGATGATCAGACGTGGGAGCAGCTTGAGGCCTATCTCACGGAGCAGGGCTTCGGTGATTTCACGCACTCTATCTGTCCTGTCTGCGCAGAGAAGATATTCTCGAAACGTATTTATCTGGAGAGTTACCAGAATGTCTGCAAGGCGATCAGCACCAGCCTGTCTGTTGACGAGGTCCTGAACCTCATTGTTACGCATGTGGTCAGGGTGATGAACATGAAGGCGAGCCTCGTGAGACTCCTTAACAGAGAAAAGAACCAGCTCGAGATCGCTGCCCATTGCGGTTTGAGTGAAAGCTATGTAAATAAAGGCCCGGTCGAATATGACCGTTCCATTGACGATGCCCTTGCAGGCAAGCCGGTCTCGATCTATGACATCACAGAAGACAGGTCATCAAAATACCGGCAAGAGGCGGAGAAAGAGGGCATTCGTACGATCCTCTCGATACCGCTTCGGTTCAAGGATGAAGTGATCGGCGTGCTCAGAATGTACACTGCAGAACCTCTGGATTATTCTGACGAAGACCTGAAGTTTCTGGCTGCCATTGCTGAACAGGCAGCCATTGCGATCATGAATGCCCGCCATTTCGAAAAGAGCGTCTCGCGCGAACGGGAGTATCTTGATATCTTCAAGGCGGTCACGAAGACGATCAGTTCAACACTTAACGTGAAAGAGGTCTTAAATACGGTCGTGAGGATGATCCCTGCGGTCATGAGGCTGAAGGCGGCGACCATACGGCTTCTTGACGATACCGGTCTGAAACTGGTCCTTGAAGCATCTCACGGTCTGTCAGAGCAATATCTGCGCAGGGGCCCCGTTGATACTGAGGAGAACATCCGGGAGGCCTTAAACGAAAATCCTGTTGCCATCTATGATGTGATGACCGACACGCGGATAACGTATAAGAAAGAGACAGAGGCAGAAGGGATCAAGAGCGTCCTTGCTTTACCCATCATAGCGAAAGGAAAGGTGATCGGTGTGCTCAGACTGCTTACAAATGTTCACAGGACCTTCAGTCAGGACGAGATCGATTTTACGCTGGCCCTTGCAGAGCAGTGCGGCATTGCTATCGAAAACGCACGGATGTATGAAAAACTCCATTCTGCAAATACCGACTGA
- a CDS encoding type II/IV secretion system protein: MKMNESTKLGEILIEKKIITTAQLEEALKKMQAHSLPLGEMLVRLKFVSEHVMLDTLSKHLGVDFLNIAENDYQIVDRALSRVLPLEICEKQKVLPIYQIIDEDLRELTLAMANPFDEEIINEVASITECRVNPVLATIAAIEGGIAKLYAIKTDIKIEKFSMQKGDPTSLVNGMLQTAVRLGASDIHIDPHPKEVFVRMRVDGILEVVSVYPIEMHPSVSTRIKVMASAANSNMKIEERRLPQDGAITGTFDSHIVDCRVSTLPSIFGEKIVMRIFDKDKAAYIGRIRDLKMSPRMELKYRRCVRHPSGINIVTGPTGSGKTTTLHAVINEISSVGISVVTVEDPVEYQAGGYINQSSLIPAAGYTYTRALRAIMRQDPDVILIGEVRDRETAEIATQAALTGHRVFTTLHTDNAASSFARLIDIGVEHFLVSSTTVSSLNQRLIRKVCTNCAEEHIPTKVELADIGIDNEVISEILKNPQQFSMRRGKGCDMCRKTGYRGRQGVYELIAVTPDIRELIHRNKSTDVIATTAREKDNVNMIFEEGLRLFLTGVTTLGEMQHLPRGDYKMKSVEEILKDSELS, from the coding sequence ATGAAGATGAACGAATCGACCAAGCTTGGCGAGATCCTGATCGAAAAGAAGATCATCACTACTGCTCAGCTTGAAGAGGCTCTGAAGAAGATGCAGGCCCATTCCCTGCCTCTTGGTGAGATGCTGGTCAGACTCAAATTCGTGAGCGAACATGTCATGCTCGACACCCTCAGCAAGCACCTTGGGGTCGATTTTCTGAATATTGCAGAGAACGATTACCAGATCGTGGACCGTGCGCTGTCAAGAGTGCTGCCGCTGGAGATATGCGAGAAGCAGAAAGTCCTGCCGATCTATCAGATCATTGACGAAGACCTGCGGGAACTTACCCTTGCCATGGCCAATCCCTTTGATGAGGAGATCATCAACGAGGTCGCTTCCATAACAGAATGCCGGGTAAATCCGGTGCTGGCAACCATAGCCGCAATCGAAGGCGGCATTGCGAAGCTTTACGCGATCAAGACCGATATCAAGATCGAGAAGTTCTCGATGCAGAAAGGCGATCCGACATCGCTCGTGAACGGCATGCTGCAGACTGCGGTGAGGCTTGGGGCAAGTGATATCCATATTGATCCTCACCCCAAGGAGGTCTTTGTCCGGATGCGGGTGGACGGTATCCTGGAGGTCGTTTCAGTGTATCCGATAGAAATGCATCCGTCCGTTTCCACAAGGATCAAGGTAATGGCAAGCGCTGCCAATTCGAACATGAAGATCGAGGAGCGGAGGCTTCCGCAGGACGGCGCCATTACCGGCACGTTTGACAGTCACATTGTGGACTGCCGCGTATCAACGCTCCCCTCGATCTTTGGTGAGAAGATCGTTATGAGGATTTTTGACAAGGATAAGGCCGCTTATATCGGCCGCATCAGAGACCTCAAGATGTCGCCGCGGATGGAGCTGAAATACCGGCGGTGCGTAAGACACCCCAGCGGAATCAATATCGTAACCGGACCGACCGGCAGCGGGAAGACGACAACCCTGCACGCGGTGATCAACGAGATCAGCTCGGTCGGCATCAGTGTGGTCACGGTAGAGGATCCTGTTGAATACCAGGCAGGTGGATATATCAACCAGAGCTCGCTCATTCCTGCAGCCGGGTACACGTACACCCGGGCACTGCGGGCGATCATGCGGCAAGACCCTGATGTCATCCTGATCGGCGAGGTGAGAGACCGTGAAACAGCCGAGATTGCAACACAGGCAGCCCTGACCGGTCACCGCGTCTTTACGACCCTCCATACCGACAATGCAGCAAGCTCGTTCGCACGACTTATCGATATCGGTGTCGAGCACTTTCTTGTCTCCTCCACAACCGTCTCCTCCCTGAACCAGCGGCTTATCCGCAAGGTCTGCACGAACTGTGCGGAAGAACATATTCCGACAAAGGTTGAGCTGGCAGATATCGGCATTGACAATGAGGTTATCAGCGAGATCCTGAAAAATCCTCAACAGTTCAGCATGCGCAGAGGAAAAGGCTGCGATATGTGCCGTAAAACAGGTTACCGGGGAAGGCAGGGGGTTTATGAACTGATCGCGGTCACCCCGGATATACGCGAGCTTATTCATCGGAATAAATCAACTGATGTGATCGCCACAACGGCCAGGGAAAAAGACAATGTGAATATGATCTTTGAGGAGGGTCTTCGGCTCTTCCTCACAGGGGTCACCACGCTTGGCGAAATGCAGCACCTGCCCCGCGGTGATTACAAGATGAAATCGGTTGAAGAAATTCTGAAGGATTCCGAACTTTCATGA
- a CDS encoding SpoIIE family protein phosphatase, producing MRPKNEHVTILVADDDPLVREMIAMILQDEGYIVETAEHGAEALKKFGSGDAISLIVSDMNMPEMDGLGLINAVRTAGHDVPIIILTGNSEITTAIQAMKTGASDYILKDENIQDTIGISVEKALEKHFLRKQNQQLLEELARRNEKLEDEKALAQKVQKNILPGALHFPGFEVGSFYRPSDKIGGDFFDAWENSGRIHFLIGDVSGHSTSSALIMAVSKGILQSLGHTLSDPREIVRAANRMICDIVSDSGMFLTLLYGVFDRSRDELLIVSAGHNPVFIVRGKDVTRIDSTGSVLGWDPEDRWEATTPVFSPGTGLVLYTDGLTEARSRAGLEFGEEGLESLLRDDLPIGATINKIVQTVETFCSNEFSDDLTLFIIKRIPV from the coding sequence ATGAGACCAAAGAATGAACATGTGACCATACTGGTGGCTGATGACGACCCGCTTGTACGGGAGATGATCGCGATGATCCTGCAGGATGAGGGATATATCGTCGAGACAGCCGAACATGGTGCCGAGGCATTAAAAAAGTTCGGTTCCGGCGATGCTATCAGCCTTATCGTCTCGGACATGAACATGCCTGAGATGGATGGCCTGGGCCTGATCAATGCTGTCCGTACTGCAGGGCACGACGTGCCGATCATCATCCTAACCGGCAACAGCGAGATCACAACCGCTATTCAGGCCATGAAAACAGGGGCCAGTGATTATATCCTGAAAGACGAAAATATCCAGGACACTATCGGCATATCTGTGGAAAAGGCCCTCGAAAAGCACTTTCTCAGGAAACAGAACCAGCAGCTTCTGGAGGAACTCGCGCGCAGAAACGAAAAACTCGAAGATGAGAAGGCCCTTGCACAGAAGGTTCAGAAGAATATCCTGCCGGGGGCTCTCCATTTCCCCGGTTTCGAAGTAGGGTCATTTTACCGGCCGTCAGACAAGATCGGCGGAGATTTTTTCGATGCATGGGAAAATAGCGGCAGGATACACTTTCTGATCGGCGACGTATCCGGTCACAGTACTTCATCTGCCCTGATCATGGCAGTGAGCAAGGGCATTCTCCAATCTCTCGGCCATACGTTAAGCGACCCCCGGGAGATCGTCAGGGCTGCGAACAGGATGATCTGTGATATTGTGAGTGACAGCGGCATGTTTCTGACGCTGCTCTACGGTGTTTTTGACCGCTCCAGGGATGAACTTCTCATTGTCTCTGCGGGCCACAATCCCGTCTTTATCGTGAGGGGGAAAGATGTCACTCGCATAGACTCCACAGGTTCTGTACTTGGGTGGGACCCGGAAGACAGGTGGGAGGCCACTACGCCGGTTTTTTCTCCGGGTACCGGCCTTGTGCTGTATACCGACGGCCTTACCGAGGCGAGAAGCCGTGCCGGCCTGGAATTCGGCGAAGAAGGACTGGAATCCCTCCTGCGGGACGACCTGCCGATTGGCGCCACGATCAATAAGATCGTGCAGACGGTCGAGACATTCTGCAGCAATGAGTTTTCGGACGACCTGACTCTTTTCATCATAAAACGGATACCTGTTTGA
- a CDS encoding bifunctional riboflavin kinase/FAD synthetase — MLLITDLSKITRPFTNSVITLGNFDGIHLGHQELVRMVMKRAQEIQGQSMVVTFRPHPLKILAPDKCPPLISIYEEKIELFRKLGIDVLVKIPFSLHFAEMTPREFVKKILCDLLGTKEIFVGCNYRFGKGREGTTETLKQMGEEFDFKVNEVEQIFLKSELISSTKIRQLLSTGEVEHAAELLGRPYAITGIVIKGDSRGKTLGFPTANIASKHAIIPADGVYAVKLSARDTCHDGIVNIGLRPTFDTKSLAIEVHIFDFNEDLYGEEVTIFFIKKLRKEKKFDSADALIAQIGKDIAEAKTVLAENPDCVDLSL; from the coding sequence ATGCTGCTCATAACTGATCTCAGCAAAATTACCCGTCCCTTTACCAACAGCGTTATAACACTGGGCAACTTTGACGGCATACACCTTGGCCACCAGGAACTTGTCCGTATGGTCATGAAACGGGCGCAGGAGATTCAGGGCCAGAGCATGGTCGTCACCTTCAGGCCCCATCCCTTGAAGATCCTGGCGCCGGATAAATGCCCGCCCCTTATCAGCATCTATGAAGAGAAGATCGAGCTGTTCAGAAAGTTGGGTATTGATGTGCTGGTCAAAATACCCTTCTCGCTTCATTTCGCTGAAATGACGCCGCGGGAATTTGTAAAGAAGATCCTCTGCGATCTCCTCGGCACAAAAGAGATCTTTGTTGGATGCAACTACCGTTTTGGCAAGGGAAGAGAAGGCACTACAGAAACCCTGAAACAGATGGGTGAGGAATTCGACTTTAAGGTGAACGAGGTGGAGCAGATCTTCCTGAAGAGCGAACTGATCAGCAGCACCAAGATCAGGCAGTTGCTGAGCACCGGAGAGGTCGAGCATGCAGCAGAACTGTTAGGCAGACCTTATGCCATAACCGGCATTGTGATAAAGGGTGACAGCAGGGGAAAGACCCTCGGGTTCCCGACCGCGAACATTGCCTCAAAACACGCGATCATACCTGCAGACGGGGTGTACGCAGTAAAGCTGTCTGCCCGGGATACCTGCCATGACGGCATCGTCAATATCGGCCTTAGACCCACGTTTGACACAAAATCCCTTGCTATCGAAGTACATATCTTTGACTTTAATGAAGACCTGTACGGCGAAGAGGTGACCATCTTTTTCATTAAAAAGCTGCGGAAAGAAAAGAAGTTTGATTCCGCTGATGCGCTGATCGCTCAGATCGGCAAGGATATTGCCGAAGCAAAAACAGTCCTCGCAGAAAATCCTGACTGCGTTGACCTGAGCCTCTGA
- a CDS encoding STAS domain-containing protein, with translation MEISISMEGDFVVADVAGDLVASTAEELKAQMGKLLEKNFLFVILELSKVTFMDSSGLGACMAVHKAFNEKKGSLVCTKPNETVAKVFRVTRADQKLNMAGTRLDAIKFLKSAALSGRQS, from the coding sequence ATGGAGATTAGTATCAGCATGGAGGGGGATTTCGTAGTGGCTGACGTGGCCGGGGATCTTGTAGCGAGTACGGCAGAGGAACTCAAGGCCCAGATGGGGAAGCTGCTTGAGAAGAACTTTCTTTTCGTGATCCTTGAACTGAGCAAGGTGACCTTCATGGACAGTTCCGGCCTTGGGGCCTGCATGGCTGTTCATAAAGCATTCAATGAGAAAAAAGGGAGTCTCGTCTGCACAAAGCCAAACGAGACCGTAGCAAAGGTCTTTCGTGTTACCCGGGCTGACCAGAAGCTGAACATGGCAGGTACGCGGCTTGATGCCATAAAATTCCTGAAGAGCGCAGCGTTAAGCGGGAGGCAGTCATGA